A single genomic interval of Rosistilla ulvae harbors:
- the cimA gene encoding citramalate synthase has protein sequence MRSIKTYDTTLRDGTQGEGVSFSLQDKLLIAQRLAELGVEFIEGGYPLSNEKDVAFFQQVRNLDLGSSKVCAFGMTRRRGIKAADDPGMIALAKAQTPVYTFVGKTSDFHATEVLNVSLEENLEMIGDSAAFLKKCGDVIYDAEHFFDGWKANPAYAAQTIQAAASAGAGWIVLCDTNGGSMPEEVSEIVRAAIEAVKDYDVQVGIHCHNDCELAVANTLVAVDAGANQVQGTINGIGERCGNADLISVMANLQLKRGYEVLGGDQMQHLTELSRFVYETANMQLRNNQPFVGQSAFAHKGGMHVHAIAKATSTYEHIDPESVGNERRILVSELSGRSNIAALTSKHNIDADRALMDKILAEVVRLENLGYQFETADGSFNLLVKRCAEQYNPHFQPIKYRCVAGDRDALTHVAFAEAIIKLSVGDDVRFEAAEGHGPINAMDTALRKALQIDYPMLEEMHLVDYKVRVVNCDEGTAAHIRVNIESTDGKNRWGTIGVSENLIEASWLALVDAVEYKLHLADEAAK, from the coding sequence ATGCGATCGATCAAAACCTACGACACCACACTGCGTGATGGCACGCAAGGCGAAGGCGTTAGCTTCTCGTTACAGGACAAACTGCTGATTGCCCAGCGGTTGGCCGAATTGGGTGTGGAATTCATCGAAGGTGGTTATCCGCTGTCGAACGAAAAGGACGTCGCATTCTTCCAACAAGTCCGCAACCTCGACCTCGGATCGTCGAAAGTCTGCGCCTTTGGAATGACACGCCGTCGTGGAATCAAGGCGGCTGACGATCCGGGAATGATCGCGCTGGCAAAAGCCCAAACGCCGGTCTACACGTTTGTCGGGAAAACCTCCGACTTTCACGCCACCGAGGTGCTGAACGTTTCGCTGGAAGAAAACTTAGAAATGATCGGCGACAGCGCCGCGTTTTTGAAGAAGTGTGGCGATGTGATCTACGACGCCGAACACTTCTTCGATGGCTGGAAAGCGAATCCTGCTTATGCCGCTCAAACGATCCAAGCCGCCGCTTCGGCTGGCGCGGGGTGGATCGTGTTGTGCGATACCAATGGCGGCAGCATGCCCGAAGAGGTCAGCGAAATCGTTCGCGCCGCGATCGAAGCTGTCAAAGACTACGACGTCCAAGTCGGCATCCACTGCCACAACGACTGCGAACTGGCCGTTGCCAACACCTTGGTTGCTGTCGACGCCGGCGCTAACCAAGTGCAAGGGACGATCAACGGCATCGGCGAGCGCTGTGGCAACGCCGATCTGATCTCGGTGATGGCCAACCTGCAACTCAAGCGAGGCTACGAGGTGCTCGGCGGAGACCAGATGCAGCACCTGACCGAACTCAGCCGATTTGTCTACGAAACGGCCAACATGCAGCTCCGCAACAACCAACCCTTTGTGGGCCAAAGCGCGTTTGCTCACAAAGGCGGAATGCACGTTCATGCGATCGCCAAAGCGACCAGCACTTACGAACACATCGATCCCGAATCGGTCGGCAACGAGCGACGGATTCTTGTCAGCGAACTGAGCGGTCGCAGCAACATCGCCGCGTTAACCAGCAAGCACAACATCGACGCCGATCGCGCTTTGATGGACAAGATCTTGGCCGAAGTCGTCCGCTTGGAGAATTTGGGCTACCAGTTTGAGACCGCCGATGGATCGTTCAACCTATTGGTCAAACGGTGTGCCGAGCAATACAATCCGCATTTCCAACCGATCAAATATCGCTGTGTTGCCGGCGATCGCGATGCCTTGACACATGTCGCGTTTGCCGAAGCGATCATCAAACTTTCGGTCGGTGACGACGTCCGATTCGAAGCGGCCGAAGGGCATGGCCCGATCAACGCCATGGACACCGCATTGCGCAAGGCATTGCAAATCGATTACCCGATGCTCGAAGAAATGCATCTTGTCGATTACAAGGTTCGCGTCGTCAATTGCGACGAAGGAACCGCCGCGCACATCCGCGTAAACATCGAAAGCACCGACGGCAAGAACCGTTGGGGAACGATTGGTGTCAGCGAGAACCTGATTGAAGCTAGCTGGTTAGCACTGGTCGATGCGGTTGAATACAAACTGCACCTGGCCGATGAGGCAGCGAAATAA
- a CDS encoding valine--tRNA ligase, with translation MTHELPNRFDHTEACQTIYDAWQQAGCFDAEPDPNKKPFAIVIPPPNVTGALHLGHGLNNTLQDVLVRMRRMQGYAALWMPGTDHAGIATQAVVERRLKELENKTRHDLGREELVARIWKWKDQYETRILGQLKRMGCSCDWRRTRFTLDDTCAAAVRATFFDLFGKQLIHRGKKLVNWDTFLQTAVSDDEVFHETKQGHFWHYQYPVIDPKPGEPTSVTIATTRPETMLGDTAVAVHPDPEQQLDKVEAELQEKLAAASDKERPEIEAQLKAIAKRRQSHLPMLIQLRDMALDGRKLRLPLLGREIPLVADLWAKPELGSGCVKITPAHDPNDYEVGLRQDLPMINILNSDGTMNSEAGPYEGLTIKQARTKVVADLEEAGLMVKIEDREIELGLSDRSKTAIEPYLADQWFVKMDTLAQSAMDAVSDERVQIFPPRYRKGYLDWLGEKRDWPVSRQLWWGHRIPIWSTICSTAAEASAMSEKLDAIAAANDGQLVHNVAEDHSVHACIKSENAAIEKQVEEIGLVQDPDVLDTWFSSALWPHSTLGWPEQTEELKYFYPTSTLITSRDIITLWVARMVLMGLNNVGEIPFREVFIHPKIMDGNGETMSKSKGNGVDPNDVIDKFGPDSLRFGLAWIAAETQDVRMPVQFECPHCEKLNDQTKKNRQLPRIACKHCKKEFSTQWAEAEADIALPKAAVVSERFEQARNFTNKLWNAARFAMLNLESTPTTPLDVSTLETEDRWILSRLASVTKQVTDALEHYHYADAARALYDFAWDEFCSFYVEMAKPRLNDPEQSGPTKQVLAHTLDTLLRLLHPIMPFVTESIWQHLGQIAPTRGLGEPQPAAQWLMLAQWPIADTSQIDPVIEERFAIFQTVLGAIREIRSRQGITRDTVPFAVRCSPATAELLQPMTTYFAALAHADATGLGPDQTAPATSAHVALPQIDVDVYVDLEKFIDVDAELERNGKLLENLIKQISGKQNKLANESFVDRAPAEVVQKERQSLGELKQQRTAVEQAIKDLQSRKA, from the coding sequence ATGACTCACGAGCTGCCAAACCGTTTCGACCATACCGAAGCTTGTCAAACGATTTACGACGCGTGGCAACAAGCTGGCTGCTTTGACGCCGAGCCCGATCCCAACAAGAAACCGTTTGCGATCGTGATTCCGCCACCCAACGTGACCGGTGCATTGCACCTGGGGCACGGGCTCAACAACACGCTGCAAGACGTGTTGGTTCGGATGCGCCGCATGCAGGGCTATGCAGCGCTCTGGATGCCCGGAACCGATCACGCCGGTATCGCCACGCAAGCGGTCGTCGAGCGTCGCTTGAAGGAACTGGAAAACAAAACTCGCCACGACCTGGGCCGCGAGGAATTGGTCGCGAGAATCTGGAAGTGGAAAGACCAATACGAGACTCGCATTCTCGGGCAACTGAAGCGGATGGGGTGCAGTTGCGATTGGCGGCGGACGCGGTTCACACTGGACGACACCTGCGCCGCGGCAGTGCGGGCCACGTTCTTCGATCTGTTTGGAAAACAATTGATCCACCGGGGCAAGAAGCTCGTCAACTGGGACACCTTCCTGCAAACCGCCGTCAGCGATGACGAAGTATTCCACGAAACGAAGCAGGGGCATTTCTGGCATTATCAATATCCCGTCATCGATCCCAAACCGGGCGAGCCGACCAGCGTGACAATCGCCACGACGCGGCCCGAGACGATGCTGGGAGACACCGCAGTTGCCGTCCATCCCGACCCCGAACAACAATTGGACAAGGTCGAAGCGGAACTGCAAGAGAAATTGGCGGCGGCCAGCGATAAGGAACGCCCCGAAATCGAAGCCCAGTTGAAAGCGATCGCCAAGCGTCGCCAATCGCATCTGCCGATGTTGATTCAATTGCGAGATATGGCGTTGGACGGCCGTAAGCTCCGACTGCCGTTATTAGGTCGCGAGATCCCGTTGGTCGCCGACCTGTGGGCCAAGCCCGAACTGGGCAGCGGTTGCGTGAAGATCACGCCGGCCCACGACCCCAACGATTATGAAGTCGGTCTGCGGCAAGATCTGCCGATGATCAACATTCTGAATTCCGATGGCACGATGAATTCGGAAGCCGGTCCCTACGAAGGACTGACGATCAAGCAAGCCCGCACGAAGGTCGTTGCCGATCTGGAAGAGGCAGGCCTGATGGTCAAGATCGAAGATCGTGAGATCGAACTCGGACTCAGCGACCGCAGCAAAACCGCGATCGAACCCTACCTGGCCGATCAATGGTTCGTGAAGATGGATACGTTGGCCCAATCGGCGATGGATGCCGTTTCGGATGAACGCGTGCAGATCTTCCCACCTCGTTACCGCAAGGGTTATCTCGATTGGTTGGGTGAAAAACGGGATTGGCCCGTCAGTCGCCAATTGTGGTGGGGCCATCGAATTCCGATCTGGTCGACGATCTGTTCGACCGCCGCCGAAGCGTCAGCGATGTCCGAAAAACTGGACGCCATCGCCGCGGCAAACGATGGGCAATTGGTACACAACGTCGCCGAAGATCACTCGGTTCATGCCTGCATCAAATCCGAAAACGCCGCGATCGAAAAACAAGTCGAAGAGATCGGCCTGGTCCAGGACCCCGACGTTTTGGATACCTGGTTCAGCAGCGCCCTATGGCCTCATTCGACCCTCGGTTGGCCAGAACAAACCGAGGAACTGAAATACTTCTATCCGACCAGTACGCTGATCACCAGCCGCGACATCATCACGCTGTGGGTTGCCCGGATGGTCTTGATGGGACTGAACAACGTCGGAGAGATTCCGTTCCGCGAAGTTTTCATCCATCCAAAAATCATGGATGGCAACGGCGAAACGATGTCCAAATCGAAGGGGAACGGTGTCGATCCGAACGACGTGATCGATAAATTTGGCCCCGATTCGCTCCGCTTTGGCTTGGCGTGGATCGCTGCTGAAACCCAAGACGTGCGGATGCCCGTCCAGTTCGAGTGCCCGCACTGCGAAAAACTGAACGACCAAACCAAAAAGAACCGACAGCTGCCGCGGATTGCCTGCAAGCACTGTAAAAAAGAGTTCTCGACGCAGTGGGCCGAAGCGGAAGCGGACATCGCGTTGCCCAAAGCCGCCGTCGTCAGCGAGCGTTTTGAACAGGCGAGAAACTTCACAAACAAATTGTGGAACGCAGCCCGGTTTGCGATGTTGAACCTGGAATCGACACCGACCACGCCGTTGGACGTGAGCACATTGGAGACCGAGGACCGTTGGATCCTCAGCCGTTTGGCATCGGTAACCAAGCAGGTAACCGATGCGTTGGAACACTACCACTACGCCGACGCCGCACGCGCGTTGTACGATTTCGCCTGGGATGAATTCTGCAGCTTCTACGTCGAAATGGCCAAGCCGCGTTTGAACGATCCCGAGCAATCGGGGCCGACGAAACAAGTTCTCGCGCATACGTTGGATACGCTGTTGCGATTGCTGCATCCGATCATGCCGTTCGTCACCGAATCGATCTGGCAACATCTGGGACAAATCGCGCCGACGCGAGGGCTGGGCGAACCTCAACCGGCCGCCCAATGGTTGATGCTGGCCCAATGGCCCATCGCCGACACCTCGCAGATCGACCCGGTGATCGAAGAGCGATTTGCGATCTTCCAAACCGTGTTGGGAGCGATCCGCGAGATCCGCAGTCGCCAAGGAATCACCCGCGACACCGTCCCGTTCGCCGTTCGCTGCTCGCCCGCAACCGCCGAACTGTTGCAGCCGATGACGACCTACTTCGCTGCGTTGGCGCATGCCGATGCAACCGGGTTGGGCCCCGACCAAACGGCCCCCGCCACTTCGGCTCACGTCGCACTGCCGCAGATCGATGTCGACGTCTATGTCGATCTCGAGAAGTTCATCGATGTCGATGCGGAACTGGAACGCAACGGCAAGCTGTTGGAGAATCTGATCAAACAGATCTCTGGCAAGCAGAACAAACTGGCCAACGAGAGCTTTGTCGATCGAGCCCCAGCCGAAGTCGTGCAAAAAGAGCGGCAGAGTTTGGGCGAGTTGAAGCAGCAGCGGACAGCGGTCGAACAAGCGATCAAGGACCTGCAATCGCGGAAGGCTTAG